Below is a window of Candidatus Zixiibacteriota bacterium DNA.
TCATTGGGGAAACGAAGGGGAACATCGTTGATGATGCCTGTCTCACCAACAAAGGCTTCATCCTTTAAATCCAGTACCCGGCGAATTCGATCGACCTCGACCTGGCCAAGATCGGAGTCATAGATGACTACCGCGCTATCGAGTCCACCACCCTTGATCAACCCGGCGTCTTTCAGCGCCTCTACTTCGGAAAGGAAACAAAACGTTCTCGCCGGAGCGAAGTCATCAACGAACTCCTTCTCAAGATCAACGAGAGTTGTATATTGCGTCCCCAGGGCGGGATTCTTGTAATCGATCATAAAAGTGATACGCATGTCATCCGAGGGCGCCACGACCAGGTCCACACCGCGTTCCGGTTCGTGGTAGGCCATAGGGGTATCGATCTCAAGGTAGACTTTGTCAGCCTGTTGTCTTTCAATTCCTGCTTCGAGCAGCTTCTCCACATACGGCATGGCTGAACCATCGCAAATGGGTGGTTCGTTGTTGTCCAATTCGACTATCATGTTGTCGAGCTGGAGACCGGCAAACGCCGCCAGTACGTGCTCGACCGTATGAACCCTAGCTTTCCCGTCCTCAAGTGTCGTGCCACGGGAAATATCTACGACGTGATCGATATCGGCGATCACTGATGGTTGATCGGGAAGATCAACTCGTACAAAACGGATACCGGTGTCGGGCGCCGCCGGCTTGAAAGTCATCGTACAGGTGTTGCCGGTGTGCAGTCCCACTCCCGCCATTGAGATTTCAGTCTTGATAGTGCGTTGTTTTTGGTACATAGCCTCTACTGAGTTAAGCGACCCAACCGCATCAACAGCGTCGGCCGCACTGAATAATCAACTGGCAATCCTGATGCAACTATAGGGACAAGGGACAGTGCTTTCAAGTGGTTTTTTGCCCCGAGGGGGCTATTATGGATAGGCTCACATGCTGTAAAGAATAGAACGGTAATAACACCTGGTAAGAACCCCGCGACAAATGAAAATGCGTTGGTGTCCTACTTCCCCTACCTTTTCCCCACCGCCTCACGGAAACGCTTCACCTGCTTCTCGTAGAACTCACTGACCGGTTGTTCCAGTAAAGCAAGTTCAGCCTGAGCCAGAGCTTCTCCCGGACGGCCCAGAGTAAAAGCCAGCTCGGCCAACAGGTCATGGTGCTTGGCCCTGAAAAAACCCGGCTCAGTCAGAGCAAGCGCTCGACGCACAAAACTCTCCGCTTCGACCAGATTGATGCGTCGCTGGAAACACCACAGTCCAAATGAATAATACTTGCCCGGTTTGGTCGACCATCCTTCGCCCAGACTCAACTTGCCAAGTCGAATCGCCGATGTCGTATCAGCAGCCAGATACAGAGCGCTGTCAGCCAGAAAGCTACTGTGGGCATTAATCGTCTTGACCTCTTTTGAACCTGTGGTCACTTTGAGACCCGCTCGAATGTACTTCTCAATCCGGTCGGTCTTGTTGAGCTTGCGAGCTATGTTACCCATGAGCCGCGCAACTTTTTCGATATTCCGATTGTTTCTTACCTTAGCATTAAGGATGACATTAGCTCTTGATATTGCCGAGTCAAAAGGCAACAAATCACCCCAGACAGCGTTGGCGCTGCTCTCGAATATCTGCATAGAGTAGTCACGGCCGGACAGTTTTTCGATTTGTTGGTAGTATTGGATGGCGTTCAGAAATTCCCCGATACCCTTGGAATAACTGGCAAGAGAAAGACCATCCCGAGTATTAGGATTAGCGTGAAATCGATCTTTACGTTGCTTAACAGTTGTAAGATCGGTCAAGGCTTGATTGATCGAGGCAATGAATCGCTTGGCTCCGGTGTAGCCGGTCCAACGAAAAATCACATCTCCGTTGGCGTTGGTCAGGACGAACAACGGGTAGTAGCTGCCGACATTGTATGTCTTCGCCAGTTGCACTCCCTCGCCTTCACGCGCATTTAATGCCAGATGAACAACGCGCGCCAGAGCTGCTTTGACTGCTTCTTCCGATTCCGCTTCACGAGCGGCTAGTTCGCAGTATTCTCATTCGTCTCGGAAAAACTCAAGCAGGAGCGGCTTGTCTTGATTTAATGACTGTTGCTTCGCTTCGTCAAATGTAGCGGACTCCTGTGCCACAATGGGCACAGCCATAAACAGGATTCCTAACAGTAGACAAATCGATTTCATTCTCACGCGTCCTCAGTTTATATTGTTCGGTCAGTCTTGACAAGTGGTCGTCATAATACGGCACTGCCTACCACCATATCTGTTGCCCACCGTCCCATGTAAATATGCGCTCTTCGTCTCTCGAATCCGATGACACTAACCGATATAACACTCCGGCCGGAGCAGCGAATTCCAACGGACCTTCCCCGGCTATTCCTTCACCGACCGTTTGCCATCCGTCCTCCCAATAGAACAGCTCGTAGCTCTTGCCCGGTTCGAGCGCCGATATCACGACTCCGGTAGTTGATTTCTCAATTGTGCGACGAGTTTCCGACACTAGTGCCAACGCAACTTGCTCATCGGGATGGCCAATTAACATCCCCATCGACCCGTCATCTTCTAATACAAACGGCGACCCAGCTGGGACGAGTTCTTCATTGAGATAAAACATCGGCAAGTACGCCACGCCGGTGCCCATATCGGTAAACAACGCCATCTGATCTTCGACTTTGCCCCAATGAATCGCTCGCCAGTCGCCGGAATTGAAAACACACAAATAGGCAAACGGCACCGAGTCCGGCACTGGTTCAGAGAATTTGATAACGACATCAGAAACAGTGGTGTAAGAGCTAGTGACATCCTTATAGCTCTTCCCCCCTAGCCAACGAGGAACTTTCTGCGCACTGTCCTTAACAAACGCGAGATTGCCCGGTTGCTGTCCGAAAGCCTTACGGTACGCCTTGCCCACTTTGGCCGAAAGGCTGTACTCACCCGGATCGGCTTCAGCACCCATCAAAGGCAAAACCGAACCGTCCGGCATAATGAGAGCATTCCATGCATGGTTACCATCGGAGTTGGCCCAATGCGGCGTATAGTCCGAGGTAACTGCCAGACCGTTGGCTCGCATAGCGTAGATGGCCAGATTGGTCATATCCTCGCAACGCCCTAGTCCATTGGATAGCATCTCGCGCAGGCCCTGATCGGTCGGATGAAGATAAAACCGTTCGTCGAATCCAAACCAGGTTCTGATATCTTTGTTGATAATCGTCGCAGCTTTGGCGGCATCGGATGGATCGGTCATTTGATCGGCGATATTGGCATACTTGGTCATGAACTCTCGCCGCCATGATTCAAGCGGCTCGCTGGAACCCCTGTACGGCAAAACACCTTCACAGAAAGTTTCAAACGGCAATCCGGTTGCCCACGGCTTGGTGCGCCAGGCTTCGAAAGCCAGATCGATATTCTCAATCAGATAGTCGGCCGTGATCGCCTTCACGTCCTCAATCACCGTGTCCTTCTCGTAATCAATCTCCCCGCGCGTATCTTCTATCCGGTAAATATCAGCCATCAATGAATCGTAGTCCGGATAAGCCAGGGGGTCAATCTCCACCGTTTCACCGGCGGTATCGACAAACTTGAAGATCACATACTTATGCCCCTCCATGTTACCGATCAGAAAACAGGCCGCCTGATACTTGAGGGTGTCGCCGGACTTGGTATAATGATCCAACACCTTTTGCAATTCGGGTGCGTTGTCACCAGCGACCTCAAGCACAGCCGCAACATTTTTCGGGATGGTATTCTCAGCCGCCGCATCCATCGGTGACAGAGCGATTATGACAAGAGCGATCAAACAGACACAAAGAAAATGTCGCATACAGTTTCCTCCGGACGGTGTGTGTTCGTTTCTGAACATACAAACTGCGCGGGGAGTTGTACAGTTAGTTGTAGGTTGGGATTCCGGCGCGAAGGAAGGTGTGTAGGTCGATACTGTCTTCAGTTCCTCGCCGGGTGCCATGCTCAAACTTGTTTGGGCATGATTCCGTGGGTGGTAGTTGAGTAAGTCAAAATCTGTCTTCAGTTTCGACAAGGTCATCCCACCTGACGCCTCCGGCTTTATGAGGGGCACCGAGTCAATGTCCCGCATCTTCATCCAGCCTCTTTCTGCGGCGCTTGCTCAACCGTACCCATATTTCCCATGCTACACAGAGTACAGGAATTATCATACCAATTTTGATTCCGATCAACACTGAGAAACGGCCAGTCATGGCAACAGCAAAGATGAGGATCATTATCCAACTGCAAAGGATGAACCTCACGCCGGTCCACAATCCGGTATCCATCGCTGCCCTTCTCAGGAAACTCCTTCTGGCAAGGTGGTCACCTTTCGGTTCCAGATGTTTGCCATCCTCAGGATCAGCATTGAGGGCTTCGAGACGTTTGATCAGGGCAAAAAGGGTAGCACCCAGTGGTAACGCAACCAGTAATCCGAGGCGGTTCCCAACGGTGGCTAGTGAGTAGAATGCAGCAACAATCGTCAGAATAGAAACGACAGGAATTGCTATTTTCAATATCATCAACTTGCGTTTGGTTAACATTGACTCTACCTCACAATGTGTTACCCATATACATTCGATCCCCTTGTTGGTTTTTCCCAGATCATCGCATCCAGTATACAAGTTCACAAATCCCTTAGCAAGCTATGGGCCATCCAGCCACTTTCCACCATTTAATGGTGGGCCACCCTGCCTTGACATTACTTAAAACAATAATTCCCTAAAAAGTATTTGACACCTGCCGATGAAATTATATATTTGCTGAAACAATTAGGAAAAGAATTCGTCTGGATATTGATATGAGAAACTCGCGCTGCTAAGGAGATTGGTTTTAATGATTAGGTTCATGATCAATAGTTTCGGTGTGCTATTAAGCCATTATGCGGCGGGAGGAGTGCGTCCAATAAGGTAGACGTATTTCACAAGGTAAGTTTTCTACCCGCCGTGACTTAACAAGGTCTGGCGGGTTTTTTTGTGACTCGAAGGATGGGCCTTGTCACTTTGCGGCACAATGGTGTCGGACAAACACTGAGAGGCAAACAAGATGATTGCAGAGTTCTATGAAGATGAAAAAAATACGCGTGAAGAGCAGGAGATAACGCTCGGACGCGCTCTCGGGCGCCTGATGCCTTTCCTCCGCGAGCAACGGAAGCGACTGGCCTACTGTCTTGGGCTCCTCATTGTGGTGACTGTTATGTCTCTGGCGTGGCCGTGGCTACTCCAGGGAGCAATTGATGGACCCCTCAACGACCAGGTCACAGGATCCGACCTTGAGGCAGCCTTCATGACGCTACTCGGTATCGGTCTGATCGTCGTGCTGTTGCAGATCGCAACGATTGTGCTTCAGTATGTACAACGGGTAAAGCTGGAAGTGATTGGTCAGAACATCATGCTGCAACTGAAGCAGAAGTTGTTCGATCACATTCTTTCGCTGGACGTTCCGTTTTTCGATAAGCACCCGGTTGGCCGACTGATGGCGCGAGTGGAATCCGACACCGAATCGCTGCGAATGTTGTTCACCAACACCGTTGTGCTGATCGTGGGGGATGTAATTATGATGATTGGCATCTACTCCATCATGCTCTACGTCCACTGGAAACTGGCTCTCACCCTGATAGTATTCCTGCCGCTGCTGGCGGTGTTGACCTGGATATTCCACCGGCTGACCACCCATCGTTTCCTGGAGGTTCGCAAGCGGATGGCCGAAGTTACCGCCACCTTGACTGAGTATCTGCAAGGTATGTCTATTGTTCAGATATTCCATCGCGGCGACTGGGCAAGCGAGCGTGTCTTTCGGGTCAATGAACGCAAGTTCAGCGAAGACGCCTGGGTCAATATTGCGGTCTGTGTTTTCTTCAACCTGCTGTTCTATTTTGAGTGGGTGAAGATTGGAATAGTGCTTCTGATGGGAGCAGTGTGGGATGTTTCAGCCGGAACCATAGTGATGTTTATCATTCTCATCTGGAAAGAGTTTGATCCCATCGCACGGACTGCCGACCAGCTCGGAACTTTCCAGAAGGGTTTGGCCGGAGCGCGACGGATCTTTGCCATACTGGCGATTGAGCCCAAGGTCGTTGACCCGGTTCAGCCGGTCAGGTGGGAAAGCCTGAAAGAAGGCATCAGGTTTGAGAATGTCTGGTTTTCTTACAGTGATGATGACAACTGGGTTTTGCGTGACGTCAGCTTTGAGATTCCGGTCGGTCAGAGAATCGCTCTGGCCGGTGTCACCGGTGGAGGTAAGTCGACAGTCATATCGTTGCTACTGCGATTGTACGATCCCCAGAAGGGACGGATCACCGTAGACGGTATAGATATCCGCAACATCACGAAAGCTGATCTGCGGCGACGTTTCGGCCTGGTCTTGCAGGACATAATCCTGTTCCCGGGTAACGTGGCGTCCAATATCGGTCTCGAATCGGAAACGGTCAGTCATGAACAGATTGTGACCGCCTGTCTGACAGTCGCCGCCGATCCGGTCATCCGGAAACTGCCGGATGGCTACCAATCGACGGTTTCGGAGAAAGGCAGCAATTTCAGTCGTGGCGAGCGACAACTGCTCTCTTTCGCTCGTGCCCTGGCGGTCGATCCGGATTTGCTTATTCTGGATGAGGCTACAAGCTCAGTCGATCCCGAAACGGAACGAACGATTCAGGCCTCGCTCACCAAGCTCATGGCTAATCGTACGTCACTGATTATTGCTCATCGCCTGTCGACGATTCTCGATGTTGACCGGATTTTGGTTATCCGGTACGGGAAAATCATCGAACAGGGGACACATATAGAATTGTTGCTGCAGGACGGCTACTACTCGAAGCTGTTCCACCTGCAGTTCAAGAATAGAAATGGAGTCGCATCAGATGCTGGCTAAGATAAAATGGTTTTGGAAATACTATCGGGACTACCCTGGCGTGATTGCGATCCTGCTGCTACTGACTCCTATACAGGTGGCACTGCAGGTGACCATTCCACGCCTGATCGGGTTTACTGTTGATGTCCTGAAAACCGGTGAGTTACCCGAGCACTGGCTGGCGATCGGTCTGGCTGACTTAGGTTTAAAGTATGATCTGGGTCCGACCGAGTCGTTTGGCTGCGCTTTCATAATCCTCGGTCTGTTCTCCCACATAATGTATGCCTACTTCCAGTCATGGCGCGCGTGGATGAACCTGAAACTCGAGTGGTTGTTTCGTCAGGATGCTTTTAACCAGATTGTCACTAAAGGACCGGATTTTTTCAATCGCTTCCGGACCGGTGATCTTATCACCAGGATGACCGACGACGTGGCTGAGAAACTATCGTGGTTCGCATGTTCAGGGATATTCAGGCTGTATGAGGCCTGTCTGGCAGTGACGTTCATTATTGTTATGATGATTTCAATCGACCCGATCCTGACCCTGTGGACAACAGGTCCGTTGCCGTTGTTGATCGTGATTTTCTTTATCACTTCGTCGCTCCTGGACAAGCGCTACGATTGGTTGCAGAAGAAGATATCCAATTTCAACGACACGATGGAAGCCTGCTTCTCCGGTGTGCGAGTAGTCAAAGCTTATGTTCGCGAAACAGCCCAGATGAAGAAATTCAACGAGGCAGCCAGAGATAGACGGAAGGCCGAGATCGGCGCCGTCAAGGTTACTACCGTCGTTGATTCGCTGTATAACTACATCTGGCAGTTTGGCGTTGTGATTGTACTGGTAGCTGGTGGCTACAAGGTTTTGTATTCGGATTTGTCGATCGGCGATCTGGCTACATTTATCTACTATGTGACCTGGCTGGTCTTCCCCATGTTTGACATCGGGCAGTTCCTGGTCAAATCACGGCAATCGGCGGTGTCGATCAACCGTTTGTTGGAACTGGAGAATGTCCCGCCTATGGTAGCCGATAATGGCACGAGCAACGGGGATCGTCTGGCAGGAGGTCTCAACCTGCAAAACGTCTCGTTTGCATTTGAAGGATCTGAGCACCGAATACTCTCAGACGTTTCGATAGAGATTGAAGCCGGTCAGACGGTCGCCATCGTGGGAAAAATCGGCTCCGGCAAGAGCTGGCTGGTGAACATGATTCCGCGACTGGTCGATCCGACCGGGGGAATGATTGATCTGGATGGTCGTGACCTGCGCCAGTTCACCCTGGAGGACCTGCGCCGCAATGTCGGGTTTGTACCCCAGGAACCGGTGTTATTCAACGACACCATTCGGAACAATATCCTCATCGGTCGGGATGGAATATCTCCTGCCCTGATCGACTGGGCCATTGAGGTGTCGCAGTTAGGCCAGGACCTGAAGGACTTTACGGAAGGATTGGAGACACCTATCGGTACCCGCGGAGTGGCAATCTCCGGTGGTCAGAAACAACGGTTGGGACTGGCTCGGGCGCTGGTTGGCAAACCACAATTGCTGATTCTGGATGACTGCACATCGGCGCTCGACTCGGACACGGAGGCCGCATTGTGGGATCGTCTCAATGAGGTTATGCCGGAGATAACAGCCATCCTGATAACGCACCGACCAGATACGCTGGAGCGCGCGGACAAAATCTTCGTGCTTGATGAAGGACGGTTAGCGGAAGAAGGAACCCATGCGGCGTTGATCGCACGGGAAGGTCTCTATGCCCGTATTTACAAACGCTATCAATTGGCAGAGGAGGTTGGTTAGGGTTTGAAGGTGTGGAAAACGGAGTTAGCGCGGGTCCGTCGATGACGGACCTGCGTGCTCCAAACGTCGAAACCGCATATAGTAAATCGATCTTCCATCAGCCCGCCATTTCTGCTCAAAATAAGTAGGGGTGTAGCTGAACAACTCCGAAGCATCCACATACGGGTTCCCCATATTCTCCAGTTGTGGCAGACTCTCAGCATTGTTCGCCGCCCACTCGGCATACCAGTCGACATCGGTGGCCATAAACAGATCACCATCGACGGTGAGAAAACGGGTGAGCAATTCGATAAACTCAGTATTGAGAAGTCGTCTGTAAGCGTGACGTTTCTTGGGCCAGGGATCAGGGAAAAGAACATAAATTTTATCAAACGCCCCCTGGCTGAAATGGTTGGTTAGAACGATGCGGGCGTCACCACCAATTAATTGGATGTTACTCAGACCCCGTTTTTCGATCCGGGGAATCAGCCGATAATATCTTCTCTTTCCGATTTCGATGGCCACCAGCCGAGCGGCAGGCATCGCCTCGGCCAGGTCCAGCAGCAGATCACCGCGACCGGGTCCGATTTCAAGTACATCTCCCCCCTTCGTTTCTGATCCTTCAGGATAAATCAGGATCGGCTTGCCGGCCTCATATTGGAAGGGAAATGTTTTCATGGCTCACTCTCCGGCTGTCAAATTCCAATACTCCTGGCACAATCTCGCTTACCTAAATAGTTCAGTAGTTGTAGGGCAGGAGCCCTTTGTGCTCCTGCCGAATGCGGCGGAACCACCAAGGGGTTCCGCCCTACTGCGGACTAAATAGACGCCGACACTATAATAGGAACGAATCGCAGGCATTGGCAACAGAATAGAACAGGCGTTCCGAGTCTTTCTCGAAACGCCTGTTCAGGATAACACCGGAGGAGGTGTCTAAGTTATTGACCGATCAGAGCCAGAGGATCCAGCGGCTGATCCGACGATTTCCCCAGTAGTTCTGCTACTATCGGCCCAGTCTTGCACAGCAGACCGTCGCCTTCGGAACCGACCAGAATACTGCGGCCTTTGACCGCCAGACAAACTGGTGTAACCCGGTCCAGCTTCTTAACCGGCGTGAACTTGCCATTGAAATATGAAACGACTCCGTCGGCCGTACCGATGTATACTACCCATGCTGACGCATCTATCACTCGAACATCGTTGGACGGCAATCCATCATCAACCGTGAGGGTGCGCCACTTCCCCCCATCGTAGATGTACATACCGTCAGCGCTGCCTACATAGAGATGGTCGTGGTTGAAATCAAGCGTACTGACATAGTCGAAGATAGTAGTGTCGCGACGAAGAAACCTCCGTCGGAATTCTCTGCCATCCCATCGGTACAATCCCTGCCCATTCGTACCAACCCAGAGGTCGCTCATCTCCGACGCCAGCGCCGTGACTTCAATATCATCCATGAGCAGTTCATGACCAAAGATAGATCGCGCATACAGGGCGCATTCGGTACCGATTACCAACCTGTAACCGCTGGCACACAGTTCCGTAATGACACCCGTCAGTTCCATGTCAACCGGCTCAAGGGTGGAACCAATTATCTTGTAGAGACCATCCCCACCGGCGTAGACCTCACCGGCAAAACTGGCCAGAGCATTGATCGGTCCATCAGATGCAATCTTCTGATACTTCCGTGTTGACAGATTGTAAATCAGTACTCCATCCTTCAGGGCAGAATAAACAGTCGAGTCAACAACGATAACATCAGCAACAGCGTCAAACTCAGGACCGTCATCAACTCCATCCAAAGTCGATGGAACCAGTGGCTCCGCCTCTTCGGCTGCTGCTAACGGAGGGCCAACTTCAGCGAGATTTTCAGCCAGAGCAGAAGCAAGACTGTCGATGACCTGGTCCATAACCGAGGCTTCCGGTTCAGCCACTGAATCTCCGGAACAGCCAACTCCAAAAGTAAGCAGCAATGCTGCCAATCCAATAATCAGATTCCTGTACCACATGTTGTTCTCCTTTCAAGAGAGGTTAGTGTCTTCCCTTGAGATTATATCAAGTCGTGTGCCAACACGGCTAAGGCATTGTATTGCATTGATATATAAGTTTGCATGACATGACTATACGTGCCTTAGTGTGGCTATTTTGACACAATGCTTGCCCCGATTGAAATCATCCTTTATCTTACAATAGGTTAGCTGTGTCAAGAATGACACAATAGCGGTCGAAAGAAAGAGCAGGATCAGCCCTGAATGGAGTCACGGTGTATACAGGGTGAGGGAACGCCTATGCGAAAGAGAATCGCGACAATAATCATTCTTGCGACGGTTGGCCTGGTAATAGGTTTGCCGGGAGCAACAGCCAGCGAGGAACTTAGGGCGCACGCAATCCAGTGTCGCCATGACCGACTCTATTTCGACCGGGGAGTAGAGGATCGCGTTCTACGCCATTGCCGATTTGTGATCATGCGAGAGAGTGAACCGGTCTATGAGGGATGCATCGAGACCTCAGCGTTAGGAATATCCTACAGCTATCCGACCTCTGGCTACACCGATTCG
It encodes the following:
- a CDS encoding bifunctional UDP-3-O-[3-hydroxymyristoyl] N-acetylglucosamine deacetylase/3-hydroxyacyl-ACP dehydratase → MYQKQRTIKTEISMAGVGLHTGNTCTMTFKPAAPDTGIRFVRVDLPDQPSVIADIDHVVDISRGTTLEDGKARVHTVEHVLAAFAGLQLDNMIVELDNNEPPICDGSAMPYVEKLLEAGIERQQADKVYLEIDTPMAYHEPERGVDLVVAPSDDMRITFMIDYKNPALGTQYTTLVDLEKEFVDDFAPARTFCFLSEVEALKDAGLIKGGGLDSAVVIYDSDLGQVEVDRIRRVLDLKDEAFVGETGIINDVPLRFPNEPVRHKALDLLGDLFLIGVPFKGHVLAARSGHKANVALARKMQELYKKKKIAGKYSRAGTGILFDIDAIQKIMPHRYPFLLIDRILDLVPGERVTALKNVTINEPFFQGHFPGHPIMPGVLVLEAMAQAGGVLMLNAIAEPEKHVVYFMGIDNARFRKPVRPGDQLRFELTMNSFRRKICKMSGEAFVDDDKVAEADFMAMVVER
- a CDS encoding transglutaminase-like domain-containing protein; translated protein: MRHFLCVCLIALVIIALSPMDAAAENTIPKNVAAVLEVAGDNAPELQKVLDHYTKSGDTLKYQAACFLIGNMEGHKYVIFKFVDTAGETVEIDPLAYPDYDSLMADIYRIEDTRGEIDYEKDTVIEDVKAITADYLIENIDLAFEAWRTKPWATGLPFETFCEGVLPYRGSSEPLESWRREFMTKYANIADQMTDPSDAAKAATIINKDIRTWFGFDERFYLHPTDQGLREMLSNGLGRCEDMTNLAIYAMRANGLAVTSDYTPHWANSDGNHAWNALIMPDGSVLPLMGAEADPGEYSLSAKVGKAYRKAFGQQPGNLAFVKDSAQKVPRWLGGKSYKDVTSSYTTVSDVVIKFSEPVPDSVPFAYLCVFNSGDWRAIHWGKVEDQMALFTDMGTGVAYLPMFYLNEELVPAGSPFVLEDDGSMGMLIGHPDEQVALALVSETRRTIEKSTTGVVISALEPGKSYELFYWEDGWQTVGEGIAGEGPLEFAAPAGVLYRLVSSDSRDEERIFTWDGGQQIWW
- a CDS encoding ABC transporter ATP-binding protein/permease, with translation MIAEFYEDEKNTREEQEITLGRALGRLMPFLREQRKRLAYCLGLLIVVTVMSLAWPWLLQGAIDGPLNDQVTGSDLEAAFMTLLGIGLIVVLLQIATIVLQYVQRVKLEVIGQNIMLQLKQKLFDHILSLDVPFFDKHPVGRLMARVESDTESLRMLFTNTVVLIVGDVIMMIGIYSIMLYVHWKLALTLIVFLPLLAVLTWIFHRLTTHRFLEVRKRMAEVTATLTEYLQGMSIVQIFHRGDWASERVFRVNERKFSEDAWVNIAVCVFFNLLFYFEWVKIGIVLLMGAVWDVSAGTIVMFIILIWKEFDPIARTADQLGTFQKGLAGARRIFAILAIEPKVVDPVQPVRWESLKEGIRFENVWFSYSDDDNWVLRDVSFEIPVGQRIALAGVTGGGKSTVISLLLRLYDPQKGRITVDGIDIRNITKADLRRRFGLVLQDIILFPGNVASNIGLESETVSHEQIVTACLTVAADPVIRKLPDGYQSTVSEKGSNFSRGERQLLSFARALAVDPDLLILDEATSSVDPETERTIQASLTKLMANRTSLIIAHRLSTILDVDRILVIRYGKIIEQGTHIELLLQDGYYSKLFHLQFKNRNGVASDAG
- a CDS encoding ABC transporter ATP-binding protein/permease: MLAKIKWFWKYYRDYPGVIAILLLLTPIQVALQVTIPRLIGFTVDVLKTGELPEHWLAIGLADLGLKYDLGPTESFGCAFIILGLFSHIMYAYFQSWRAWMNLKLEWLFRQDAFNQIVTKGPDFFNRFRTGDLITRMTDDVAEKLSWFACSGIFRLYEACLAVTFIIVMMISIDPILTLWTTGPLPLLIVIFFITSSLLDKRYDWLQKKISNFNDTMEACFSGVRVVKAYVRETAQMKKFNEAARDRRKAEIGAVKVTTVVDSLYNYIWQFGVVIVLVAGGYKVLYSDLSIGDLATFIYYVTWLVFPMFDIGQFLVKSRQSAVSINRLLELENVPPMVADNGTSNGDRLAGGLNLQNVSFAFEGSEHRILSDVSIEIEAGQTVAIVGKIGSGKSWLVNMIPRLVDPTGGMIDLDGRDLRQFTLEDLRRNVGFVPQEPVLFNDTIRNNILIGRDGISPALIDWAIEVSQLGQDLKDFTEGLETPIGTRGVAISGGQKQRLGLARALVGKPQLLILDDCTSALDSDTEAALWDRLNEVMPEITAILITHRPDTLERADKIFVLDEGRLAEEGTHAALIAREGLYARIYKRYQLAEEVG
- the trmB gene encoding tRNA (guanosine(46)-N7)-methyltransferase TrmB; its protein translation is MKTFPFQYEAGKPILIYPEGSETKGGDVLEIGPGRGDLLLDLAEAMPAARLVAIEIGKRRYYRLIPRIEKRGLSNIQLIGGDARIVLTNHFSQGAFDKIYVLFPDPWPKKRHAYRRLLNTEFIELLTRFLTVDGDLFMATDVDWYAEWAANNAESLPQLENMGNPYVDASELFSYTPTYFEQKWRADGRSIYYMRFRRLEHAGPSSTDPR